The following proteins come from a genomic window of Thermofilaceae archaeon:
- a CDS encoding ABC transporter permease: MPLSLGYLVKRVVWSVTVIVGVVVLSYLIIILSPGDPAVKWAGHPRGPGAARAVEQARKELGLDQPLHTQILNFLRMVFTGDLGLSIAYRQPVYDVLWRNLAATLELLLVAYAIGVPLGSFLGVFAALRRGKRVDGVLQAMGTVFANTPTFWLGLAIFMALLPSGFTAYGRVNAGLALSTGFYTITGFYLLDALLQLNFPVFVDALVRLLPPALAVAAYPVGVCLRIGRTLMADALLEEYVRAAAAWGVKRRTIVWRYAFRAALPGLVQVSGLAFAYSLVDAMVVEYVFGREGLGRLLYDAVSVNDFRLAIGLLVIVAAFYLIVNTLADIAQALIDPRVRL; encoded by the coding sequence ATGCCGCTGAGCCTCGGCTACCTGGTTAAAAGGGTCGTCTGGAGCGTAACCGTCATAGTTGGCGTCGTCGTTCTCTCCTACCTGATAATCATCCTCTCTCCAGGAGATCCTGCGGTAAAGTGGGCGGGCCACCCGCGGGGGCCGGGCGCAGCTAGGGCGGTGGAACAAGCTAGAAAGGAGCTGGGGCTGGATCAACCCCTCCACACACAGATTCTGAACTTCCTGCGCATGGTATTCACCGGCGACCTTGGCCTCTCAATCGCCTACCGTCAACCGGTGTACGACGTGCTGTGGCGCAACTTAGCGGCGACCTTAGAGCTCCTGCTCGTGGCGTACGCCATCGGCGTCCCCCTCGGCTCCTTCCTCGGCGTCTTCGCAGCGCTTCGCAGGGGGAAAAGAGTGGATGGCGTGCTCCAAGCGATGGGTACGGTGTTCGCCAACACCCCGACGTTCTGGCTGGGTCTGGCAATTTTCATGGCTTTGCTGCCTTCCGGTTTTACGGCTTACGGACGGGTTAACGCGGGTCTTGCCCTTTCCACCGGCTTCTACACCATTACGGGCTTTTACCTACTCGATGCCCTGCTCCAGCTCAATTTCCCCGTTTTCGTCGATGCGCTCGTACGTCTCTTGCCCCCGGCACTGGCCGTCGCTGCCTACCCCGTAGGTGTATGCCTGAGGATTGGTCGGACGCTCATGGCGGACGCTCTCCTCGAGGAGTACGTAAGGGCGGCCGCCGCATGGGGGGTTAAGAGAAGAACGATAGTGTGGAGGTACGCTTTTAGGGCTGCGCTGCCAGGTTTAGTTCAGGTCAGCGGCTTAGCGTTCGCGTACAGCCTCGTTGACGCAATGGTGGTCGAGTACGTGTTCGGTAGAGAGGGGTTGGGGCGCCTCCTCTACGATGCAGTCAGCGTTAACGACTTCAGGCTCGCAATCGGGCTCCTCGTAATAGTTGCAGCCTTCTACCTGATCGTCAATACCCTGGCGGACATCGCTCAAGCTCTGATCGACCCAAGGGTGAGACTATGA
- a CDS encoding ABC transporter ATP-binding protein: MVLAVVSRNLSIGYEELDSVVWAVKNVSLEIERGSSFCLAGESGCGKSTLASAIAGILPPHAVTRGVLLVNGKSVINNEVRDYEGVRGRRVTYIPQNPGSSLSPYLKIGRQFYHVLNSLHGLEKREAFAKARDYLRKVELNPDDVLDRYPHELSGGMQQRAAIALALSTGAELLVADEPTSALDAHLRLQIVELLRKLREENGLTLIFISHDLLLASALCEKSAVMYAGRIVEIGDTRSIMEAPAHPYTRMLIGAIPRLGDKRPLRSYPGEPPRPGEEKAGCPFYGRCPSSIARCVREKPPLVPVSGGHYVECWLYA, translated from the coding sequence ATGGTTCTAGCAGTGGTTTCAAGGAATCTGAGCATCGGGTATGAGGAGCTCGACAGCGTGGTCTGGGCCGTTAAAAACGTCAGCCTGGAAATCGAGCGGGGGTCTTCCTTCTGCTTAGCCGGTGAAAGCGGGTGCGGGAAATCAACCCTCGCCAGTGCGATAGCCGGTATACTACCCCCACACGCTGTGACGAGGGGGGTGCTGCTCGTAAACGGGAAAAGCGTCATCAACAATGAGGTACGCGATTATGAAGGGGTTAGAGGGAGGAGGGTTACCTACATCCCCCAGAATCCTGGCTCAAGCCTCTCTCCCTACCTTAAGATTGGAAGGCAGTTCTACCATGTGCTGAATAGCCTGCATGGTCTTGAGAAAAGGGAGGCGTTCGCAAAGGCTAGGGACTACCTGAGGAAGGTGGAGTTGAACCCTGATGACGTCCTCGATCGATACCCCCATGAGCTGAGCGGTGGGATGCAGCAGCGAGCTGCGATCGCTCTCGCCCTCTCGACGGGTGCTGAACTCCTCGTTGCCGACGAACCTACCTCTGCGCTCGACGCCCACCTCCGGCTCCAGATAGTCGAGCTTCTGAGGAAGCTGCGCGAGGAGAACGGCCTTACGCTGATCTTCATCTCTCACGATCTGCTGTTAGCCAGCGCGCTTTGCGAGAAAAGCGCGGTGATGTACGCTGGTAGGATAGTAGAGATCGGTGATACACGCAGCATCATGGAGGCCCCGGCTCACCCGTACACGCGTATGCTGATCGGAGCAATTCCCAGGCTTGGTGATAAGAGGCCGTTGAGATCCTACCCCGGCGAGCCTCCTAGGCCGGGAGAAGAGAAAGCGGGCTGCCCATTTTACGGTAGATGCCCCAGCTCTATCGCTAGGTGCGTGCGAGAGAAGCCCCCCCTTGTTCCTGTGAGTGGTGGACACTATGTCGAATGCTGGCTCTATGCATAG
- a CDS encoding dipeptide/oligopeptide/nickel ABC transporter ATP-binding protein: MSNAGSMHSSPIVELEGVTAGYWTTNGSSIRKRFTPVLKGIKVTISDGERVAVIGESGSGKTTLLKVILGILPPVSGRVRVLGHEIYRLPQRQRWKVTSQIGYVPQEPARALNPRLRIRDIIMEPLERSKLTEREKEERVKEAVRMVQLHESILNYYPTQLSGGMMQRVLIARAIVHDPEILLLDEPTSALDVSIQAQIINLLDTIQRKLECSMITVTHDLPVAQYLADRAVLLHKGTIVEDAPFEELIRSPKSEFAKTLIRSYTLTASGLIRSVD; encoded by the coding sequence ATGTCGAATGCTGGCTCTATGCATAGCTCGCCGATAGTGGAACTCGAGGGCGTCACCGCCGGCTACTGGACGACAAATGGATCCTCTATAAGGAAAAGATTTACTCCCGTGCTCAAAGGTATAAAAGTTACAATAAGCGATGGGGAGAGGGTAGCCGTAATAGGTGAGAGTGGGTCTGGGAAAACTACGCTCCTAAAGGTGATACTAGGCATCCTTCCGCCCGTATCGGGTAGGGTGAGGGTGCTGGGCCACGAGATCTACCGTCTGCCGCAACGGCAGCGCTGGAAGGTTACCAGCCAGATTGGTTATGTCCCGCAGGAGCCTGCGAGAGCGCTTAACCCGCGCTTGAGGATCCGAGATATCATAATGGAGCCCCTTGAGCGATCCAAGCTCACTGAAAGAGAGAAGGAAGAAAGGGTAAAGGAAGCCGTAAGAATGGTCCAGCTTCACGAAAGCATCCTCAACTACTATCCGACTCAGCTCAGCGGCGGTATGATGCAGAGAGTGCTGATCGCCAGAGCCATAGTGCACGATCCTGAAATCCTCCTGCTGGACGAACCCACCTCAGCCTTGGATGTGTCCATCCAAGCCCAGATAATCAACCTCTTGGACACAATTCAGAGGAAGCTGGAATGCTCGATGATAACCGTGACGCACGACCTACCTGTAGCACAGTACTTAGCCGACCGAGCCGTCCTCCTGCACAAAGGAACGATCGTTGAAGACGCCCCCTTTGAGGAGCTGATAAGGAGCCCCAAGAGCGAGTTTGCGAAGACCCTGATTCGGAGCTACACGCTAACCGCCTCAGGACTAATCCGATCCGTAGACTAA
- a CDS encoding ABC transporter permease gives MSEVKEVLELGHAVRRAWVRSTRFKVGVALSGFVLLLAILGPLVAPYPSEGMGAVPPAAAERVGRPPSFEFPMGTDNLGRDVLSRVLMGARLALIQIAAVVAASLAIGLVVGVLAAYYRGPIEVALNYLTEVFLALPAIVVALALRLALGQGFHTLLFSLILSWWPWYARASFVYARSVVEMDYVLLARLAGVPDRVVLLRHVLRNILQPVLVQAITDLGSVLLEASAINFLGLGLKPDEPDWGIIAQNGFKYITSMPWISLFPGFFILLTALGFSLLGDALREELDPRLRRRWKLWF, from the coding sequence ATGAGCGAGGTAAAGGAAGTGCTGGAGCTTGGCCACGCAGTGAGGCGGGCGTGGGTAAGGAGCACGCGCTTCAAGGTGGGTGTCGCGCTTTCGGGATTCGTTCTGCTCCTCGCGATCCTCGGACCGCTTGTAGCTCCTTACCCTAGCGAAGGAATGGGAGCGGTCCCGCCAGCTGCAGCAGAGCGGGTGGGTAGACCGCCAAGCTTCGAGTTCCCGATGGGTACGGACAACTTGGGTAGGGATGTCCTCTCGCGGGTCCTGATGGGGGCGAGGCTAGCCCTGATCCAGATAGCCGCCGTCGTGGCCGCGAGTCTTGCAATAGGACTAGTCGTTGGAGTGCTGGCGGCGTACTACAGGGGCCCCATCGAGGTCGCGCTGAACTACCTCACTGAGGTCTTCCTTGCCCTTCCAGCGATAGTCGTGGCTCTCGCTCTTCGGCTGGCTTTGGGCCAGGGGTTCCACACGCTTCTCTTCAGCCTCATACTGTCGTGGTGGCCGTGGTACGCGCGCGCATCCTTCGTTTACGCGAGGTCGGTAGTCGAGATGGATTACGTGCTTTTGGCAAGGCTGGCGGGGGTTCCCGACCGGGTTGTTCTCCTTCGGCACGTGCTTAGGAACATCCTACAACCGGTCCTTGTCCAAGCAATCACGGATTTGGGCAGCGTACTGCTGGAAGCTTCCGCCATAAACTTCCTGGGGCTGGGGCTCAAGCCCGACGAGCCCGATTGGGGCATCATAGCCCAGAACGGCTTCAAGTACATAACCTCCATGCCGTGGATCAGCCTATTCCCGGGGTTCTTCATCCTCCTAACCGCGCTCGGTTTCAGCCTGCTTGGAGACGCACTGAGAGAGGAGCTCGACCCCCGCCTGCGAAGGAGGTGGAAGCTATGGTTCTAG
- a CDS encoding thymidylate synthase: MVAKDVAFFNEESNVAVVTLWTKKEVVVGRLAEAGLLGRVHAVGTLYTVYGINYLLHTLAERPQINVLIVYGSDLSGSGEALVRLFGEKSVPPDLELMWPLEVVEPIVRDVDVVDLREACRKGEWIKLEEAINRHYRPGERRRETIRLQLRESRVEGWPLPISGLLIQEGSLFRAWLKAVYAVMALGSVKWSEYGERQKQLLNVVVALGFYGSPPLLEPRMLDYFPREEFEKHYRLLLEPAKPEGVNYTYGERLRSHPAAGDQLVELITKLRSSPHTRRALAVLWHHARDRSSTDPPCIVLVQGDVTDGFYNHTVYLRSNDMYAAWPLNAYAQAKLAELIASELGVKVGVVTLISCSAHVYEHDWERAWMLIHENFDKLSEFTADPRGNILLHPEGGRLEVEHRTPLGQLSSRLRVGSYRQLKPLALLLSPDHAFYLGWEARRALERAIRGEPYRQDEDDL; encoded by the coding sequence GTGGTTGCCAAGGATGTGGCTTTCTTCAACGAGGAGTCGAATGTAGCCGTTGTCACCCTCTGGACGAAGAAGGAGGTGGTGGTAGGCAGGCTCGCCGAGGCCGGGCTCTTGGGGAGGGTGCACGCCGTGGGCACGCTCTACACTGTTTACGGAATAAACTACCTGCTGCACACGCTGGCCGAGCGTCCTCAGATAAACGTGCTCATCGTTTACGGCTCCGACCTCTCGGGCAGCGGGGAGGCACTGGTAAGGCTGTTCGGTGAAAAGTCGGTTCCCCCAGACCTTGAATTAATGTGGCCTTTGGAGGTTGTCGAGCCGATTGTTAGAGACGTCGACGTGGTTGATCTTAGGGAAGCTTGCAGAAAAGGGGAGTGGATTAAGCTAGAGGAGGCAATTAACAGACACTACCGACCCGGGGAGCGTAGGAGGGAAACGATCCGGTTGCAGTTGCGTGAAAGCAGGGTTGAAGGGTGGCCGCTCCCGATAAGCGGCCTGCTGATTCAGGAAGGCTCTCTCTTTAGAGCGTGGCTCAAGGCCGTCTACGCCGTCATGGCACTCGGCTCCGTAAAGTGGAGCGAATACGGCGAGCGCCAGAAGCAGCTGCTCAACGTGGTCGTGGCGCTCGGCTTCTACGGGAGCCCGCCGCTCCTGGAGCCGAGGATGCTCGACTACTTCCCGAGAGAGGAGTTTGAAAAGCACTACCGACTGCTGCTGGAGCCTGCCAAGCCGGAAGGGGTCAATTACACGTACGGTGAACGGCTGAGGTCCCATCCAGCCGCAGGTGACCAGCTGGTGGAGCTCATAACGAAGCTTAGATCATCGCCTCACACTAGACGTGCGCTGGCCGTGCTGTGGCACCACGCCCGTGACCGTTCCAGCACGGATCCGCCGTGCATCGTGCTGGTACAGGGGGACGTGACGGATGGCTTCTACAACCACACCGTGTACCTCAGGAGCAACGACATGTACGCGGCGTGGCCCCTTAACGCCTACGCGCAGGCCAAGCTGGCGGAGCTGATCGCAAGTGAGCTGGGTGTGAAGGTGGGGGTTGTCACGCTCATCAGCTGCTCCGCGCACGTGTACGAGCACGATTGGGAGAGAGCCTGGATGCTGATCCACGAGAACTTTGACAAGCTATCCGAGTTCACAGCCGATCCCCGCGGCAATATCCTGCTGCACCCTGAAGGAGGCCGCCTAGAAGTGGAGCACAGGACGCCCCTGGGGCAGCTATCCTCCAGGCTGCGGGTGGGAAGCTACAGGCAGCTGAAGCCTCTCGCCCTCCTCCTCTCACCCGACCACGCCTTCTACCTGGGGTGGGAGGCGAGGAGAGCCCTCGAAAGAGCCATCCGTGGTGAACCTTACAGGCAGGATGAGGACGATTTATAG